Proteins from a genomic interval of Leptospira kanakyensis:
- a CDS encoding S49 family peptidase, which produces MFRILFLVIFLPFRLLYQIYLRLSLAFQSRREVYEIEFPTVFEDSYKSYFVKKLQGKEETVTRLELLILLKLIQKNGKIKTLDITLPPLEWTLSEFYEVRNQILAIRESGKKVRIFAKEGGVGTLLLLTAATESYLGPESEFMVLLPSAEPMFFGKFLKTWGIEVQAFASGPYKSFAESFTRGEFSKEAKKNLETLILDLRKVILTALTNGNKSLESLFYKPMLSADELLSAGVITGIKTENEFFSEDRKLFSGNYPSLHHSIKEFRIFPKRKVEVVILPLEGGITGGDYLHKNRENGKIEAFSLIPNLKALAEDKKIKAVILEISSPGGSAFYSEQIHQEVMELKKTKIVTAYFKDTVASGGYYIASAVDHITASPVCITGSIGAVSIRANLQKLYKKFQLNKEAVGFYPFRDIHSEFQPLSKQSVQYLESQIKKIEGLFYRRVSEGRKIPLEEIPKIGMGRVYLPTVENKIVDSLGGLLDAVHLVKEKLGGKPIILTEELPAYNLKNKIPILGGLMTELKFLESLNEVSLLSPVRLAWKNRK; this is translated from the coding sequence GTGTTTCGAATTCTTTTTTTGGTAATTTTTCTACCCTTCCGGCTTCTGTACCAGATTTACCTACGTCTAAGCCTCGCCTTCCAATCACGCCGAGAAGTGTATGAAATCGAATTTCCTACTGTTTTCGAAGATTCTTACAAATCCTATTTTGTCAAAAAATTACAAGGCAAAGAAGAAACAGTCACTAGACTCGAACTCCTCATACTTCTCAAACTCATCCAAAAAAATGGGAAAATCAAAACACTTGATATCACTCTCCCTCCTCTCGAATGGACTCTCTCAGAATTTTATGAAGTCAGAAACCAAATTTTAGCAATTCGAGAATCTGGAAAAAAAGTAAGGATCTTTGCCAAAGAAGGAGGCGTCGGAACCTTATTACTCCTCACAGCAGCCACAGAAAGTTATTTAGGACCTGAATCAGAGTTTATGGTTTTACTTCCGAGCGCCGAACCCATGTTTTTTGGTAAATTTTTAAAAACCTGGGGAATCGAGGTTCAAGCCTTTGCCTCTGGCCCATACAAATCGTTTGCAGAAAGTTTTACAAGAGGTGAATTTTCCAAAGAGGCTAAAAAGAATTTAGAAACTCTGATTTTAGATTTACGAAAAGTTATACTGACAGCACTTACGAATGGAAACAAGTCCCTAGAATCACTATTCTACAAACCAATGTTATCAGCAGATGAACTTTTGTCTGCTGGAGTCATTACAGGGATCAAAACAGAAAATGAATTTTTCTCTGAAGATAGAAAACTTTTTTCAGGAAACTACCCAAGCCTACATCATTCCATCAAAGAATTCCGAATTTTTCCCAAACGGAAAGTCGAAGTGGTCATCCTTCCTTTAGAAGGAGGAATTACCGGTGGAGACTATCTACATAAAAATAGAGAAAACGGTAAAATCGAAGCCTTCTCTCTGATTCCGAACCTAAAAGCACTTGCGGAAGATAAAAAAATAAAAGCTGTCATTTTAGAAATTTCCTCTCCTGGTGGTTCTGCCTTCTATTCCGAACAAATCCATCAAGAAGTTATGGAACTCAAAAAAACCAAAATAGTCACTGCCTATTTTAAAGATACTGTGGCAAGCGGTGGGTATTACATCGCTTCGGCGGTGGATCATATCACAGCTTCGCCAGTTTGTATTACAGGATCGATTGGAGCAGTGAGTATCCGTGCCAACTTACAAAAGTTATATAAAAAATTCCAACTGAATAAAGAAGCAGTTGGTTTTTATCCTTTTCGAGACATCCACTCTGAATTCCAACCTCTCTCCAAACAAAGTGTCCAATATTTAGAATCCCAAATCAAAAAAATTGAAGGATTATTCTACAGGCGAGTTTCTGAAGGCCGAAAAATTCCTTTGGAAGAGATTCCAAAAATTGGAATGGGACGGGTGTATTTACCAACTGTAGAAAACAAAATTGTGGATTCTCTTGGAGGACTTTTGGATGCCGTTCACTTAGTCAAAGAAAAGTTAGGTGGGAAACCAATTATACTCACGGAAGAACTCCCTGCTTATAATTTAAAAAACAAAATACCGATTCTTGGCGGACTAATGACTGAACTTAAATTTCTAGAATCTTTAAACGAAGTTTCTCTCTTAAGTCCCGTACGCCTTGCTTGGAAAAACCGAAAGTAA
- a CDS encoding glycosyl hydrolase family 18 protein — protein MSEIENPSTPKRPLSNAAKYTLLFASWVFLSAISFYLGMNLIQNDGTALVLKDTAKAGNANPSVVEASTPSLGTPSEMETKENSENQLTPQESAESVELPGFVPDENVSFRSSAWSTDWTAMKKTVHLYNEIHPFIYTMKGGLSNNGELISSWSSTSRKERVQELRALNPKVKIIPTIFRWENPKEKIQENIGMGGRNDIRDHHIQVIVNEIMTYGYDGIDIDYEGMSCEKKEKFEEFFVLLAREVHKKGKLISVAVHPKTPAEKSKKKELQCRGLSKPIALDFRENWRGPTTHDYAFLAKHADRVKIMAYELHPRKYHNPGPGPQAPNVWLKDIITYAKKRVPTHKLYMAIPTYGYDWALNCKASAKAIYHSDAQRIKAGTHKNRQPTDINRILNEENKVANWKNLSKFADIHKNRTYEDPSLWYTSGGCDRVAFYMNRRAFEEKMTLLRKYDLGGFSFWQLVTDNDPEINVYLSKLVQGQLPPVEKAKEEEEPKEDTAVPANDTKESLKVSDSKSKTKTKKF, from the coding sequence ATGTCCGAAATAGAAAACCCATCCACACCGAAACGTCCGCTGTCGAATGCAGCTAAATATACACTATTATTTGCCTCTTGGGTATTTCTTTCTGCAATCTCCTTTTATTTAGGAATGAATTTGATCCAGAATGATGGAACGGCTCTTGTTTTAAAAGATACTGCCAAAGCAGGAAATGCCAATCCTAGTGTTGTGGAAGCATCCACTCCCTCTCTCGGAACTCCATCAGAAATGGAAACGAAAGAAAATTCTGAAAACCAACTGACACCCCAAGAATCAGCGGAGTCGGTGGAATTGCCTGGTTTTGTTCCAGATGAGAATGTTAGTTTTCGTTCCTCTGCTTGGTCTACAGATTGGACAGCCATGAAAAAAACCGTCCATCTCTACAACGAAATCCATCCTTTTATTTATACAATGAAAGGTGGGCTTTCCAATAATGGAGAGTTGATCTCTAGTTGGTCGAGTACTTCTAGAAAAGAACGAGTACAAGAACTTCGTGCACTCAATCCAAAAGTAAAAATCATTCCGACTATCTTTCGTTGGGAAAATCCAAAAGAAAAAATCCAAGAGAACATTGGAATGGGGGGAAGGAACGACATTCGTGACCACCACATCCAAGTGATTGTTAACGAAATTATGACTTATGGTTATGATGGGATTGATATCGATTACGAAGGAATGTCTTGTGAGAAAAAGGAAAAGTTTGAAGAGTTTTTTGTCCTTCTCGCACGTGAAGTTCATAAAAAAGGAAAACTCATTTCGGTGGCAGTTCATCCCAAAACGCCTGCAGAAAAAAGCAAAAAGAAAGAACTCCAATGCCGTGGTTTATCGAAACCAATCGCCCTTGATTTCCGAGAAAATTGGAGAGGGCCTACCACTCATGACTATGCCTTCCTTGCCAAACACGCGGATCGCGTAAAGATTATGGCTTACGAACTCCATCCGAGAAAATACCACAACCCAGGCCCTGGCCCGCAAGCACCAAATGTTTGGTTAAAAGACATCATTACTTACGCGAAAAAAAGAGTGCCAACGCATAAACTTTATATGGCGATTCCGACTTATGGATATGACTGGGCTCTCAATTGTAAAGCATCAGCCAAAGCCATTTATCATTCCGATGCCCAAAGAATCAAAGCAGGGACACATAAAAATCGCCAACCAACGGATATCAATCGTATCTTAAACGAAGAGAACAAAGTGGCAAATTGGAAAAACTTATCTAAGTTTGCTGACATCCATAAAAACCGTACCTACGAAGATCCTTCTCTTTGGTATACGAGTGGCGGTTGTGACCGTGTTGCCTTTTATATGAACCGTCGTGCCTTTGAAGAAAAAATGACTCTCCTTCGTAAGTATGATTTGGGTGGTTTTTCTTTTTGGCAACTTGTGACAGACAATGATCCTGAAATCAATGTGTATTTGAGTAAACTTGTCCAAGGCCAACTTCCTCCTGTAGAAAAAGCAAAAGAGGAAGAAGAACCAAAGGAAGATACGGCAGTCCCTGCCAATGATACAAAAGAATCATTGAAAGTTTCCGATTCCAAATCAAAAACCAAAACAAAAAAGTTTTAA
- the hisC gene encoding histidinol-phosphate transaminase, with translation MSKEKNQFSMETLVRKELPAFKPYTPGEQPGLSTSTIKLNTNENPYPPSPKIKEAVEKVLETGVLRKYPNYHGRKLQELIAKDYDLDPDQILVTNGSDEALRLLFQALVGPGDVVVAPDPTYSYYPVLTEQMMVGATYKAVPLKSDLHFDFESLGKEQGKLLCFAHPNAPTGVEEPKEKLLNLVKNFQGIVLSDEAYIDFTEPNSSLMSEIVNHPNLVVSRTFSKSYALAGLRVGYLVGSLDVISWIRKLKDSYNVGILEQVVAETSYADKEYFLEKRSLVISERKKLKIELESIGFTIPDSSTNFLFCKPKSGVSPESLYLQLKEKNILIRYFSTGISKDYIRITIGTPEENGKLLATIRDLL, from the coding sequence ATGAGCAAAGAAAAAAATCAATTCTCAATGGAAACCCTGGTGCGGAAGGAACTACCTGCCTTCAAACCTTACACTCCGGGAGAACAACCGGGGCTTTCTACCTCCACCATCAAACTCAACACCAACGAAAACCCTTATCCACCTTCGCCTAAAATTAAGGAAGCTGTAGAAAAAGTTTTAGAAACAGGGGTTTTGCGAAAGTATCCCAACTACCACGGTAGAAAATTACAAGAACTCATCGCAAAAGATTACGATTTAGATCCAGATCAAATTTTGGTGACTAACGGGTCTGACGAAGCCTTACGTTTGTTATTCCAGGCTCTAGTGGGCCCAGGAGATGTGGTGGTCGCACCTGATCCGACTTACTCCTACTATCCGGTTTTAACAGAACAGATGATGGTGGGAGCCACTTACAAAGCAGTTCCTTTAAAGTCCGACTTACATTTTGATTTTGAGTCTTTAGGAAAAGAACAAGGGAAGTTACTTTGTTTTGCTCATCCCAATGCTCCGACAGGTGTAGAAGAACCAAAAGAAAAACTTCTTAACTTGGTCAAAAATTTTCAAGGTATTGTTTTATCCGACGAAGCCTATATAGATTTCACAGAACCAAACTCTAGTTTGATGTCTGAAATAGTAAACCATCCGAACCTAGTAGTCTCTCGTACTTTTTCAAAATCCTATGCTCTCGCCGGACTCCGTGTAGGTTATCTAGTAGGTTCTCTCGATGTCATATCTTGGATTCGCAAACTAAAGGATTCTTATAATGTAGGAATTTTGGAACAGGTGGTTGCCGAAACCTCCTATGCAGACAAAGAATACTTTTTGGAAAAACGTTCTCTCGTGATTTCAGAAAGGAAAAAACTAAAAATAGAATTGGAATCTATTGGATTTACCATCCCCGACTCCTCTACCAATTTTTTGTTTTGTAAACCAAAATCAGGTGTTTCACCAGAGAGTTTGTATTTGCAATTGAAAGAAAAAAACATCCTCATCCGTTATTTTTCTACCGGAATTTCCAAAGACTATATTCGTATCACCATTGGAACCCCAGAAGAAAATGGAAAACTACTTGCGACCATTCGAGACCTCCTCTAA
- a CDS encoding L-threonylcarbamoyladenylate synthase: MKTLISSDVRLLANLIQEGKVVVFPTETVYGIGASTKNEVACLRVYEIKGRPKDNPLIAHFHSIEEIEKVCVLGELGRKLLEKYAPGPLTLILPKKDKFLFPKELDTLAVRIPKNPVIREWIKLSGGAISAPSANLSGRPSLTKLADVVRYFDGKVDGILIAEEPSYGIESTVVSLVGEHPALLRPGSIESKELKIILPELVFPNPFETLPVESVSHVPLSPGTKYKHYAPSAQVLLVSTDEFVQSLKAGFDPKATAWIGFSLSSNEEKGKVLSERKDVLSKEGEGSLEFDHFSFVSTNEEYTSKLYAFFEACDLAKVQTIICETPKPGKGWEGLINRLEKASLRK, encoded by the coding sequence ATGAAAACCTTAATCTCTTCGGATGTACGTTTGCTTGCGAACCTCATCCAAGAGGGCAAGGTGGTTGTCTTTCCCACCGAAACCGTATATGGGATTGGAGCCTCAACGAAAAATGAGGTGGCCTGTCTCCGTGTTTATGAAATCAAAGGAAGGCCCAAAGACAATCCTCTGATTGCACATTTTCATTCGATCGAAGAAATCGAAAAAGTATGTGTGTTAGGTGAACTTGGCCGAAAGTTATTAGAAAAATATGCACCAGGTCCCCTCACTCTCATCCTTCCCAAAAAAGACAAATTCCTTTTTCCAAAAGAATTGGACACTCTGGCGGTGCGAATTCCCAAAAACCCAGTCATTCGTGAATGGATCAAACTTTCCGGTGGAGCAATTTCTGCACCTTCGGCCAATCTTTCAGGCAGACCCTCTCTTACAAAACTAGCGGATGTTGTGCGATACTTTGATGGGAAGGTAGATGGAATCTTAATCGCGGAAGAGCCAAGTTATGGAATCGAATCCACTGTGGTAAGTCTTGTGGGTGAACATCCTGCTCTTCTACGGCCCGGATCCATTGAGTCCAAAGAGTTAAAAATCATTCTCCCAGAACTTGTTTTTCCCAATCCTTTTGAAACTTTGCCTGTGGAATCAGTTTCTCATGTTCCACTAAGTCCGGGAACCAAATACAAACACTACGCGCCCTCAGCCCAAGTGCTTTTGGTTTCGACGGACGAATTCGTTCAAAGTTTAAAAGCGGGATTTGATCCTAAGGCTACTGCTTGGATCGGTTTTTCTTTATCCAGTAATGAGGAGAAAGGAAAGGTTTTATCTGAGAGAAAGGATGTCCTTTCCAAGGAAGGAGAAGGGTCACTTGAATTTGATCATTTTTCTTTTGTTTCGACAAACGAAGAGTATACGTCCAAACTTTATGCCTTTTTTGAGGCCTGCGATCTTGCCAAAGTCCAAACCATCATTTGCGAAACACCGAAACCGGGCAAAGGATGGGAAGGATTAATCAATCGATTAGAAAAGGCATCCCTTAGAAAATAA
- a CDS encoding Hsp20/alpha crystallin family protein gives MLFRILDPQTKANQFWRDFDRLNDELTRSILDSQFGSSSNFPPVNVYTKEDEALVTCLLPGLEPDQIEINVKDNLLSIHGKKKAEDLAEGTEVLRREIFNGEFRRTLELPFRVDREHVLAKFTNGILNIHLPRREEDKPKKVSISIG, from the coding sequence ATGTTGTTCCGAATTCTAGACCCACAAACCAAAGCAAATCAGTTCTGGAGAGATTTTGACAGGCTGAACGATGAGTTGACTCGTTCCATCTTGGACAGTCAATTTGGATCTTCGTCCAATTTCCCTCCTGTGAATGTTTACACCAAGGAAGACGAAGCCCTTGTGACTTGTTTACTTCCTGGACTCGAACCAGACCAAATTGAGATCAATGTGAAGGACAATTTACTGTCGATTCACGGAAAGAAAAAAGCAGAAGACCTCGCAGAAGGCACCGAAGTCCTTCGCCGTGAGATTTTTAATGGGGAATTCCGTAGAACCTTGGAACTTCCATTCCGAGTGGATAGGGAACATGTCCTCGCTAAATTCACAAATGGAATTTTAAACATCCATCTTCCTCGTAGAGAAGAAGATAAACCTAAAAAAGTATCCATCAGCATTGGGTAA
- a CDS encoding queuosine precursor transporter gives MHLLKQKPVILYTVLLSFFLTFLLLAELTGSKLFFAFGFTMTMGVIPFPVTFIITDLLNEYYGRKVVRATTFLGMVMLGFAYLLIVIDIQIPASPESPIDDASFERVFANSGLVILGSIIAYVIGQMIDLHTFHFLRKKTGGKHIWLRATGSTIISQLIDSYVVIFIALGKYHPVSKLISIANTNFLYKLGVAILITPLLYAIHIYIDRYLGETLKNQMFRSAMEEEGLESTIQPG, from the coding sequence ATGCACCTTCTCAAACAAAAACCGGTGATTCTCTATACGGTTCTTCTTAGTTTTTTTCTCACCTTTCTCCTTCTTGCCGAACTCACTGGTAGTAAATTATTTTTTGCCTTCGGGTTTACCATGACAATGGGGGTTATCCCTTTTCCTGTTACCTTTATCATCACTGATCTATTGAATGAATATTATGGTCGCAAAGTCGTTCGGGCCACAACCTTTCTAGGAATGGTAATGCTTGGTTTTGCTTATCTCCTCATTGTGATCGATATCCAAATTCCAGCAAGCCCTGAGTCACCCATTGATGATGCCTCCTTCGAACGCGTGTTTGCCAATTCAGGTCTTGTGATCCTTGGTTCCATCATCGCCTATGTAATTGGCCAGATGATCGACCTACATACCTTTCATTTCCTCAGGAAAAAAACGGGCGGAAAACATATTTGGCTTCGTGCTACAGGTTCCACCATCATTTCACAACTCATTGATTCCTATGTGGTGATCTTCATTGCACTTGGTAAATACCATCCTGTTTCCAAACTCATCTCTATTGCCAACACCAACTTTCTTTATAAATTGGGAGTGGCCATCCTCATCACACCACTCCTTTATGCCATCCATATCTATATTGATCGTTACTTAGGAGAAACATTGAAAAACCAAATGTTCCGATCGGCGATGGAAGAAGAAGGGTTGGAATCGACCATCCAACCGGGATAA
- a CDS encoding VOC family protein, which produces MEDGETLDLQFYSINLDGGENTSLPARFYQSFLGGRLLKESFGHSELQLDSGETIVFSKNTEHCPVRPGTITIRGNHSTATHPKVSSLKLVQSIPQKNYSLYEDPWGNWVWIYFLDSK; this is translated from the coding sequence ATGGAGGACGGGGAAACATTGGATTTACAGTTTTACTCTATCAACTTAGACGGAGGGGAAAATACTAGCCTTCCCGCTCGGTTTTACCAATCGTTTTTGGGGGGTAGACTCCTAAAAGAAAGTTTTGGCCACTCGGAATTACAATTGGATTCAGGAGAAACCATTGTCTTCTCTAAAAACACCGAACATTGTCCGGTGCGCCCAGGAACCATCACCATTCGTGGTAATCACTCAACTGCAACGCACCCGAAAGTTTCCTCTTTGAAACTAGTCCAATCAATCCCTCAAAAAAATTATTCTTTATATGAGGACCCTTGGGGGAATTGGGTTTGGATTTATTTTTTGGATTCTAAATAA
- a CDS encoding Hsp20/alpha crystallin family protein has protein sequence MNTLTKENKQEVTESVEGKDQKSTPTVRVYSPNVDVMETEEAFYFRVEMPGVDQSSVDISIEKDQLILEGKFVMPEESRGQVRLAEYKEGNYFRKFTIGKAIHSDKAVAKMKNGILELTIPKMEPKKTKIEIQK, from the coding sequence ATGAATACACTCACAAAAGAAAACAAACAAGAAGTTACTGAATCTGTAGAAGGGAAAGATCAAAAATCGACACCTACTGTCCGTGTATATTCACCTAACGTGGATGTTATGGAAACAGAAGAGGCTTTTTATTTCCGCGTGGAAATGCCTGGGGTCGATCAATCTTCTGTAGACATATCCATTGAAAAGGACCAACTCATTCTGGAAGGTAAGTTTGTAATGCCTGAGGAGTCTCGTGGACAAGTCCGCCTTGCCGAATACAAGGAAGGAAATTATTTCCGAAAATTTACGATTGGCAAAGCAATCCATTCGGACAAAGCCGTAGCCAAAATGAAAAACGGAATTTTGGAATTAACGATTCCTAAAATGGAACCTAAAAAAACTAAAATCGAAATTCAGAAATAA
- a CDS encoding glycerophosphodiester phosphodiesterase, whose protein sequence is MFQPRIDRLKSILGNGPANIGHRGARGLAPENTLVSFLVGAESTSFFELDTMLCASGELVVIHDFTVDRTTDGEGKVSEYKYRDLAELDAGSFFDEAFEGEQIPTLSQIIQTLPETTVFDIEMKSEGNPEERKALALALVKLIRKYKLTNRIWVSSFDWDLVDLIRQEEPEVLRGLLIEKGDSLNKNYMDYEPDLILPHLSACSKDFVEGLKEKSLLVIPYTTNTEEEWKELLNAGVAGLITDFPDQLASYLESKK, encoded by the coding sequence ATGTTCCAACCAAGAATCGATAGACTAAAATCCATTTTAGGAAACGGACCTGCAAATATTGGACACCGTGGTGCACGTGGCCTTGCTCCCGAGAACACGCTTGTGTCCTTTCTTGTGGGAGCGGAATCCACAAGTTTTTTTGAATTGGATACGATGCTTTGTGCTTCGGGCGAACTTGTTGTCATCCACGACTTTACGGTGGATCGTACGACTGACGGTGAAGGGAAAGTCTCTGAATATAAATACCGCGATTTAGCAGAACTGGATGCGGGGAGTTTTTTTGATGAAGCCTTTGAAGGAGAACAAATTCCCACTCTCTCACAAATCATCCAAACCCTTCCCGAAACCACAGTCTTCGATATTGAAATGAAAAGCGAAGGAAATCCAGAGGAAAGGAAAGCTCTTGCCCTCGCTCTTGTGAAACTGATTCGGAAATACAAACTAACCAATCGAATTTGGGTGAGTAGTTTTGACTGGGACCTTGTGGATCTCATCAGACAGGAAGAACCAGAAGTTTTACGAGGTCTTCTCATCGAAAAGGGAGATTCGCTAAACAAGAATTATATGGACTATGAACCGGATTTGATCCTCCCACACCTTTCTGCTTGTTCCAAAGATTTTGTGGAAGGCCTAAAAGAAAAATCCCTCCTTGTGATTCCTTATACGACCAATACAGAAGAAGAATGGAAAGAGTTATTGAATGCAGGAGTGGCCGGTCTCATCACCGATTTTCCCGACCAATTGGCTTCTTATTTAGAATCCAAAAAATAA
- a CDS encoding 2-isopropylmalate synthase has protein sequence MEDYVRIFDTTLRDGEQCPGAAMSEDEKVEIAQHLARMKVDIIEAGFPVSSPVQFKAVERIAREIEGPIICGLARALRPDLEAARDALKPAKQKRIHTFIASSPIHMKHKLGKSPSEVLEMARVAVKMARDFVTDVEFSPEDATRSEWAFLRELVEAVIEEGATTINIPDTVGYTTPQEYMDLFRFLKKEVKGADKVIFSAHCHNDLGLAVANSLATVLAGGRQIECTINGIGERAGNTAMEEVVMALKTRKDAFGVETKIDSTLITRGSHLVKTITGMVVQPNKAIVGANAFAHESGIHQDGVIKNRQTYEIMTPESVGLKSNRMVLGRHSGRAGFKDRVIRMGFDPKPEEIDNAYNRFLEIADKKKEVFDEDIAALFQAEISRSQVDEKYRLLSFEQNTGSNQTPSSKISLQIKGEVKQGEAHGDGPVDSIFKAIGQVTGLSPLLSRLVISPVTEGTDAMAEASVTLEDGERRVVGKGDSTDIIEACAKAYINALNRL, from the coding sequence ATGGAAGATTACGTACGCATATTTGATACCACACTCAGGGATGGGGAACAGTGCCCAGGGGCCGCTATGAGCGAAGATGAAAAGGTGGAAATTGCCCAACACCTTGCCCGAATGAAGGTGGATATCATTGAAGCAGGATTTCCAGTTTCTTCTCCCGTTCAATTCAAAGCAGTCGAACGAATCGCACGTGAAATCGAGGGCCCCATCATTTGCGGGTTGGCCCGTGCCCTTCGTCCAGATTTAGAAGCAGCTCGCGATGCCCTAAAACCTGCCAAACAAAAACGCATTCATACCTTTATTGCTTCTTCTCCCATCCACATGAAACATAAATTGGGGAAGTCTCCCTCAGAAGTCTTGGAGATGGCGAGAGTGGCCGTAAAAATGGCAAGGGACTTTGTTACCGATGTAGAATTTTCACCAGAAGATGCCACACGCTCCGAATGGGCCTTCCTACGCGAGTTAGTGGAAGCAGTCATCGAAGAAGGTGCCACTACCATCAATATTCCAGACACAGTAGGTTATACCACTCCGCAAGAATATATGGATCTCTTTCGTTTCTTAAAAAAAGAAGTGAAAGGAGCCGACAAGGTCATTTTTTCTGCGCACTGCCATAACGATCTAGGACTTGCCGTTGCGAACTCTCTAGCAACTGTCCTTGCCGGTGGTCGTCAGATTGAATGTACTATCAACGGCATTGGCGAGAGAGCCGGGAACACAGCCATGGAAGAAGTGGTCATGGCTCTCAAAACAAGAAAGGATGCTTTCGGTGTGGAAACAAAAATTGATTCCACACTCATCACTCGCGGTTCTCATCTGGTAAAAACCATCACAGGAATGGTAGTCCAACCTAACAAAGCCATTGTGGGAGCCAATGCGTTTGCACATGAATCAGGAATCCACCAAGATGGTGTGATTAAAAACAGACAAACCTATGAAATTATGACTCCGGAATCAGTGGGACTCAAATCCAATCGTATGGTTCTTGGACGCCACTCCGGTCGCGCTGGTTTTAAAGACCGAGTCATTCGTATGGGTTTTGATCCCAAACCAGAAGAAATTGATAATGCATACAATAGATTTCTAGAGATTGCTGATAAAAAAAAGGAAGTCTTCGATGAAGACATCGCAGCACTTTTCCAAGCAGAGATCAGTAGATCCCAAGTGGATGAAAAATATCGTCTTCTTTCTTTTGAACAAAATACAGGATCCAACCAAACTCCAAGTTCCAAAATCTCTCTCCAAATCAAGGGAGAGGTGAAACAAGGGGAAGCACATGGGGATGGTCCGGTTGATAGTATCTTTAAGGCCATTGGCCAAGTCACTGGACTTTCTCCACTGCTTTCCCGGCTTGTGATTTCTCCTGTAACCGAGGGCACTGATGCGATGGCAGAAGCTTCTGTGACCTTAGAAGACGGAGAACGCCGAGTGGTTGGTAAGGGAGATTCCACAGACATCATTGAAGCCTGTGCCAAAGCCTATATCAATGCCCTAAACCGGTTGTGA